The Arthrobacter sp. Soc17.1.1.1 genome includes a window with the following:
- a CDS encoding DF family (seleno)protein yields the protein MTIELLYIEDCPNSVQTLHRLQVAVDKTLPGTSVEATVIDSIEKAKTQHFAGSPTILVDGVDLFPSEGRTTDLACRIYFTPDGIAGSPTQEQIEAALTARV from the coding sequence ATGACGATAGAGCTGCTCTACATCGAGGATTGCCCGAACTCGGTGCAGACTCTCCACCGTCTGCAGGTCGCGGTCGACAAGACGCTTCCTGGCACGTCAGTGGAGGCCACGGTGATTGATTCCATCGAGAAGGCAAAGACCCAGCACTTCGCCGGATCGCCAACGATCCTCGTTGACGGTGTTGACCTATTCCCGTCCGAGGGACGCACCACCGATCTTGCGTGCCGCATCTACTTCACTCCCGACGGCATCGCCGGATCCCCAACTCAGGAACAAATCGAAGCGGCGCTCACAGCACGTGTCTGA
- a CDS encoding phosphatase PAP2 family protein has product MSTQTISDEVRTSPVGRIARTATEIAQPPLVLSVLLVLASILQNPVLPFVMTGIIAALTICLVPFAVVVVMARRGRLTDHHVGDKRQRRGVMLWTLGSALVGAGLLTLMDTPRPLWGLIGGIFAGIVTLIVISPVWKVSGHAMTLGGATVTSLLMFGWAGLPVLIAAPLVCWSRVYLKDHSAAQVIVGFLVGAVAFGISYTLIAA; this is encoded by the coding sequence ATGAGCACTCAGACCATCAGTGACGAAGTGAGGACGTCCCCGGTGGGCCGCATTGCGCGGACTGCAACTGAGATAGCCCAGCCGCCACTGGTGTTGTCAGTGCTTCTAGTGTTGGCATCAATTCTTCAGAACCCGGTGCTGCCGTTCGTAATGACCGGCATCATCGCCGCACTGACGATCTGCTTGGTGCCTTTCGCCGTCGTGGTAGTCATGGCGCGTCGTGGGCGACTGACCGACCACCACGTAGGGGACAAGCGGCAGCGCCGCGGAGTCATGCTGTGGACCCTGGGATCAGCGCTCGTTGGCGCCGGCTTACTCACACTCATGGACACCCCACGACCCCTTTGGGGCTTGATTGGTGGCATTTTCGCCGGGATCGTGACGCTGATCGTCATCAGCCCTGTCTGGAAGGTTTCAGGGCACGCGATGACACTCGGCGGTGCCACGGTCACCTCGTTGCTGATGTTCGGATGGGCAGGGCTGCCAGTACTTATAGCCGCCCCGCTCGTCTGCTGGTCTAGGGTGTATCTGAAAGATCACTCAGCGGCACAAGTGATCGTCGGCTTTCTCGTCGGTGCTGTTGCATTCGGCATCTCCTATACGCTGATTGCCGCTTAG